One Vibrio pomeroyi genomic region harbors:
- a CDS encoding methyl-accepting chemotaxis protein, whose protein sequence is MFNSIRTRIAVSAGGAMAFTLLIAMGMTTNAFTDVNKQVTEKVKMQLTDATTTDLQNTALQQGLNIANQLDPVLANLKQARSIIELSSENNASADLIVKQFTAALEAQNKAVFAGYMVWENKTWPQQTELDSKLGFNTELGFNSQGYLAPFFAPNDQNSFDAVAMESFSNTELNSNGERKDDWHLMPYQTGKTFVMEPYFYPVRGKQELITTISQPIKQDGEIIGSIGFDLSLFELQSQSELFARNLFDGKGKILITSWKGITLANSRAGNMVGKRVSSELESEWSKIQSIAKREGAGLVTFGGDEYAITVIDTSDAPWVVMVSVPSSHLTKSVDEYTQWSDAQNSKALEKGVWAGIIAAILGIASMAFIANSLGKVLNNLVERFKDAAQGEGDLTYRIEVKGKDETAQLAHWFNTFLSRMQEMLLTVMVTADQVDKNASEGQARAEVSRDQLNSQVNEVNSLATAINEMSATAQEVASSAVQAAAAASQVQSNSFNGMTRMDNAASAVDNLAAQVNDAQQQTQNLVDSSTAIQGILSEIGGIAEQTNLLALNAAIEAARAGEAGRGFAVVADEVRNLANRTQGSTEEIRSMLARLEQETQSIVILMEQSQKQANDTKGETQAAHLALSEINQAIEVINDMNNQIASAAEEQSSVSEEINRNVVIINDTAVEVMGTMTSSVEISNELTVKAGDLHGELSKFKLS, encoded by the coding sequence ATGTTTAACAGTATACGCACGCGAATTGCGGTGAGTGCGGGTGGGGCGATGGCTTTCACTCTATTGATCGCAATGGGGATGACGACCAACGCATTTACCGATGTGAACAAACAAGTTACTGAAAAAGTAAAAATGCAGCTAACGGATGCCACTACAACGGACTTACAAAACACGGCCCTTCAACAGGGTTTAAATATCGCTAACCAACTTGATCCTGTGCTAGCAAACCTAAAACAAGCACGCTCAATCATCGAGCTAAGTTCAGAAAACAACGCAAGCGCAGACCTTATCGTTAAACAGTTTACTGCCGCCTTGGAAGCACAAAACAAAGCTGTATTTGCAGGTTACATGGTTTGGGAAAATAAGACATGGCCTCAACAAACTGAATTGGACAGCAAGCTTGGCTTTAACACAGAATTAGGTTTTAACAGTCAGGGTTACCTTGCACCTTTCTTCGCTCCAAATGACCAAAATAGCTTTGATGCCGTTGCAATGGAAAGCTTTAGCAATACAGAACTCAATAGTAACGGAGAGCGCAAAGACGACTGGCACTTAATGCCTTACCAAACCGGTAAGACATTTGTTATGGAACCGTACTTCTATCCGGTTCGAGGTAAACAAGAGCTCATCACCACTATCAGCCAACCAATCAAACAAGACGGAGAAATCATTGGCTCAATTGGCTTTGATTTGTCTTTGTTCGAACTGCAAAGCCAGAGTGAATTGTTTGCACGTAACCTATTTGATGGCAAGGGTAAGATCCTTATCACTTCATGGAAAGGCATTACATTGGCCAACAGTCGTGCTGGAAACATGGTAGGTAAAAGAGTCTCCTCTGAGTTGGAATCTGAATGGTCGAAGATTCAATCTATCGCTAAACGCGAAGGCGCTGGCCTTGTTACTTTCGGCGGAGATGAGTATGCAATTACAGTAATTGATACCAGTGATGCACCTTGGGTAGTCATGGTGTCCGTTCCCAGTAGTCACCTTACAAAAAGCGTCGACGAGTACACACAATGGAGTGATGCTCAGAATTCGAAAGCGCTTGAAAAAGGTGTGTGGGCGGGGATCATCGCAGCTATTCTAGGTATTGCCTCAATGGCATTCATTGCCAACTCTCTGGGCAAGGTTCTGAACAACTTAGTGGAGCGTTTTAAAGATGCAGCACAAGGTGAAGGCGACTTAACTTATCGCATAGAGGTGAAAGGAAAAGATGAAACCGCGCAGCTTGCACACTGGTTCAACACCTTCCTCTCTCGTATGCAAGAAATGCTACTTACCGTCATGGTAACGGCCGATCAAGTCGATAAAAATGCCTCTGAAGGTCAGGCACGTGCAGAGGTTTCTCGTGATCAACTGAACTCTCAAGTTAACGAGGTAAACTCACTTGCCACTGCTATTAATGAAATGAGTGCGACTGCGCAAGAAGTAGCAAGTTCAGCCGTTCAAGCAGCCGCGGCAGCAAGCCAAGTACAAAGCAACAGTTTCAATGGAATGACGCGCATGGACAATGCCGCTAGTGCTGTAGACAACTTAGCTGCTCAGGTTAATGATGCGCAGCAACAAACACAAAACCTAGTCGATTCGAGCACCGCTATTCAAGGTATCTTGAGCGAAATTGGTGGCATTGCAGAACAAACCAACTTACTTGCGCTCAATGCTGCTATTGAGGCAGCACGTGCGGGTGAAGCTGGACGAGGCTTTGCAGTCGTGGCAGATGAAGTGCGTAACCTCGCAAATCGCACTCAAGGTTCGACAGAAGAGATTCGCTCGATGTTGGCTCGCCTAGAACAAGAGACTCAATCTATCGTGATATTGATGGAGCAAAGCCAGAAGCAAGCGAATGATACCAAAGGTGAAACTCAAGCAGCACATCTCGCCTTGTCGGAAATCAACCAAGCGATTGAAGTGATCAACGACATGAACAATCAGATTGCTTCGGCTGCTGAAGAGCAAAGCTCAGTGTCAGAAGAGATTAATCGCAATGTAGTAATCATCAATGATACCGCAGTGGAAGTGATGGGTACTATGACATCGTCGGTAGAAATCAGTAACGAGTTGACGGTAAAAGCCGGAGATTTACACGGTGAGTTAAGCAAGTTCAAGCTTTCTTAA
- a CDS encoding LysR family transcriptional regulator produces MGGDFNMDIDALRGFLAFVETSSFTRAAKQINRTQSAFSAQMRKLEEELNVTLFQKEGRNLVLTEAGLALRSHAEQLVALHNTALKQVKRYEDKQPLRLGCPEDYNDTILPKVIRLLQQAEPTCSIQVFSLPSITLREWLDDGRLDAAIVTRAPDSEEGHWLTNDTGVWISSPDFVLDDSKPIPLALFQTDCKYHAAAVNGLAKQGTPYQLFACSNTASAQRAIVKAGLAIGAMGKLSVTPDLKILDDMPPLPSVDIVLILASKHHPVLDKEVLNKLVELDSD; encoded by the coding sequence ATGGGTGGTGATTTCAATATGGATATTGATGCTTTGCGAGGCTTTCTCGCGTTCGTGGAAACCAGCAGCTTCACGCGTGCCGCGAAACAGATTAATCGCACCCAGTCGGCATTCAGTGCACAGATGCGCAAATTAGAAGAAGAGCTTAACGTCACTCTTTTTCAGAAAGAAGGTCGTAATTTAGTGCTTACTGAGGCGGGACTGGCGCTGCGTTCTCATGCGGAGCAGTTGGTCGCACTCCATAATACTGCGCTTAAACAAGTGAAGCGTTATGAAGACAAACAGCCTCTGAGGTTGGGTTGCCCTGAAGATTATAACGACACTATTTTGCCGAAAGTGATACGCCTGTTGCAGCAAGCAGAACCCACTTGTTCTATCCAAGTATTCAGCCTGCCAAGTATTACGCTGAGAGAGTGGTTAGATGATGGCAGGCTCGATGCCGCGATTGTCACCAGAGCGCCTGACAGCGAAGAGGGGCATTGGCTCACCAATGATACCGGAGTTTGGATAAGCAGCCCTGATTTTGTGCTCGACGATTCAAAGCCGATTCCATTGGCTCTGTTTCAGACCGATTGTAAATATCATGCAGCCGCGGTCAATGGTTTAGCTAAACAGGGGACGCCTTATCAGTTATTTGCGTGCAGCAATACGGCTTCAGCGCAGCGCGCGATAGTAAAAGCAGGCCTAGCGATTGGTGCGATGGGCAAGCTCAGTGTGACCCCGGACCTGAAAATACTCGATGACATGCCACCACTTCCTTCGGTGGATATTGTTTTGATCCTCGCAAGCAAACATCATCCAGTTTTGGATAAAGAGGTGCTAAATAAACTTGTCGAGTTGGACTCTGATTAG
- a CDS encoding glutathione S-transferase family protein — MQLYIANQNYSTWSLRAWLIFDHYNLDADIIKLKLFTSDFYDTLAKVTPTAKVPTLVDGDVAVWDSLAILEYVNDAYLNGAAWPTFVAERALARAISAEMHSGFFSIRNELPMNCRAKRKLTLSNGALKDIARIDAIWSAQMEQYPEGWLFGEWSIADAMFAPVALRAETYGIQLSEKAQQYQQRMLNSPSIKKWLAEASLESDVVEEDEAGEPV; from the coding sequence ATGCAGCTTTATATCGCAAACCAAAATTACTCAACTTGGTCACTTCGTGCATGGCTCATATTCGACCATTACAACCTCGATGCAGACATTATTAAGCTCAAGCTGTTCACCTCAGATTTTTACGACACGTTAGCGAAAGTGACACCGACAGCCAAAGTCCCGACTCTAGTTGATGGCGACGTCGCGGTGTGGGATTCACTCGCAATTCTCGAATACGTTAACGATGCCTATTTGAATGGTGCGGCATGGCCGACTTTTGTTGCAGAACGCGCTCTCGCCCGTGCAATCTCGGCAGAAATGCACTCTGGTTTTTTTAGCATCAGAAATGAGTTACCAATGAACTGCCGAGCTAAAAGAAAGCTCACGCTCAGTAATGGCGCATTGAAAGACATCGCTCGCATCGACGCAATATGGTCTGCACAAATGGAACAATACCCTGAAGGATGGTTGTTCGGTGAATGGTCGATTGCCGATGCGATGTTTGCACCTGTGGCGCTGCGCGCAGAAACCTATGGCATCCAGCTTTCAGAAAAAGCCCAACAATATCAACAACGTATGTTGAATAGCCCGTCGATAAAGAAATGGCTAGCAGAGGCGAGCTTAGAAAGCGATGTAGTAGAAGAAGACGAGGCGGGCGAGCCTGTTTAA
- a CDS encoding helix-turn-helix domain-containing protein, whose product MTIRINLDIMMAKRKMRLKTLAKEVGITEANLSVLKNGKAKAVRLSTLDKLCEVLECQPGDILEFEANVHHDSASAE is encoded by the coding sequence ATGACTATCCGCATTAATTTAGACATTATGATGGCCAAGCGAAAAATGCGATTGAAGACATTGGCAAAAGAGGTCGGGATTACCGAAGCCAACTTGTCGGTGTTAAAAAATGGCAAGGCCAAAGCGGTGAGACTATCGACACTCGACAAGTTGTGTGAAGTGTTAGAGTGCCAACCAGGTGATATATTGGAATTTGAAGCGAACGTTCACCACGACAGCGCTTCTGCCGAGTAG
- a CDS encoding DUF2975 domain-containing protein: MSNIQKQSRRVRMLLQSLFVLTPIMVCYFWLTIETPYDFISATGIFYLTYDIGYFTMLPLTMTTRIVAAFTSLAMSSILIYALMVLIRLFRNYERGEIFSLENAMSYQKLGYSLFYWVFGSVIYGSLMSVILSFNNPPGERIFEISFVGMDFLTLILGIIILIISWVMKEGYILADEHSQTI, from the coding sequence ATGTCTAACATTCAAAAACAAAGCCGACGTGTACGTATGCTATTACAATCCCTTTTTGTACTTACCCCTATAATGGTGTGTTACTTCTGGCTAACAATTGAGACTCCCTATGACTTTATTAGTGCGACGGGCATTTTTTATCTTACTTACGACATCGGGTATTTCACAATGTTGCCGCTCACTATGACAACAAGAATCGTTGCTGCGTTCACAAGTTTAGCGATGTCCAGCATCCTGATATACGCACTAATGGTTCTGATACGTTTATTCCGCAACTATGAGCGAGGCGAAATCTTCTCTTTGGAAAACGCAATGTCATACCAGAAACTCGGGTATAGCTTGTTCTATTGGGTATTTGGGTCGGTTATCTATGGTTCATTGATGTCAGTGATTTTGTCGTTCAATAATCCACCAGGTGAGCGTATCTTTGAGATTAGTTTTGTGGGTATGGACTTTTTGACACTTATATTAGGTATAATTATTTTGATCATCTCATGGGTGATGAAAGAAGGTTATATTCTGGCTGATGAGCACAGCCAAACGATTTAA
- a CDS encoding AGE family epimerase/isomerase, whose amino-acid sequence MLRATIALLSVTSFAVSANVTLPSGEDWVNHASEGLAPYWMMPSAQGEPIGNFPTFRCDDGTLLDVTNVCPELDRGWITPHFGKEFTRMKSRQTYAYGVLYHLTGDKQALALAKQGAYYLIEHLEDQQNGGFISFTKNGKAGLEWQQRTAQDQAYALVGLAMYYYLTQDKQVEDALITQQAFIFDKYRLNDNSGLAWVLADGEDGKATQRELVAQLDQINGYMLLVAPLLKEPTKTKWLDDLNWLTKTMVEHYHSEDEQRFYGAIHSKAAMMPNANHNDFGHTIKAYWMTYLTGQTLDNSEWKEFGMKGMKHTLAQAQYQKGFTDVSQYFSDKLQKAWQGREITGWQSRPNTNWASSWEWAELDQAAMTVSLIDDSMKEVLQYTLPTFHDVWVDHKYGGVGLEPKRTKAFHWGNGYHQFEHALIGYLYARQEEGKPAVLHYSRPTNSEMPMEPYYYQGDVIKLKNTGDGTQAVSFNNIRP is encoded by the coding sequence ATGTTACGAGCAACCATCGCATTACTCAGCGTGACCAGTTTCGCTGTATCTGCCAATGTCACTCTTCCCTCTGGAGAAGACTGGGTCAATCATGCTTCTGAAGGGCTTGCGCCGTATTGGATGATGCCTAGCGCTCAGGGAGAACCGATAGGCAACTTCCCGACTTTCCGCTGTGATGATGGGACATTGCTTGATGTGACTAACGTTTGTCCTGAGTTAGACCGAGGCTGGATCACGCCACACTTTGGTAAAGAGTTCACACGAATGAAATCACGCCAAACCTATGCTTATGGTGTGCTCTACCACCTGACTGGCGATAAGCAGGCATTAGCGCTCGCTAAGCAAGGGGCTTACTACCTCATTGAACACTTAGAAGATCAGCAAAATGGCGGCTTCATTAGCTTCACCAAGAACGGTAAAGCTGGATTGGAATGGCAACAGCGAACGGCTCAAGATCAAGCGTATGCACTGGTTGGATTGGCAATGTACTACTACCTCACCCAAGACAAACAGGTAGAGGACGCGCTCATTACCCAACAAGCGTTTATCTTTGATAAATATCGACTGAACGACAACAGCGGCCTAGCGTGGGTACTTGCCGACGGCGAAGATGGCAAAGCCACACAACGTGAATTGGTTGCACAGCTTGACCAAATTAACGGTTACATGCTGTTAGTTGCTCCCCTACTGAAAGAGCCTACCAAGACAAAATGGCTTGATGATCTGAATTGGCTGACAAAAACCATGGTTGAGCACTACCACTCTGAAGATGAACAACGCTTCTACGGTGCCATTCACAGCAAAGCAGCCATGATGCCGAACGCCAATCACAATGATTTTGGGCACACCATCAAAGCGTATTGGATGACTTACCTTACCGGACAAACTCTGGATAACTCCGAATGGAAAGAGTTTGGTATGAAAGGGATGAAGCACACTTTAGCCCAAGCTCAGTACCAGAAAGGCTTCACCGATGTATCCCAATACTTTAGCGACAAACTTCAGAAGGCATGGCAAGGACGAGAGATTACTGGCTGGCAAAGCAGACCAAACACAAATTGGGCGTCATCATGGGAGTGGGCAGAACTCGACCAAGCTGCGATGACGGTATCGCTGATCGATGATTCAATGAAAGAAGTTCTACAATACACGCTACCGACGTTTCATGATGTATGGGTCGATCATAAATACGGTGGTGTAGGGCTTGAACCTAAGCGCACCAAGGCTTTCCATTGGGGCAACGGCTACCATCAGTTTGAACATGCTTTGATTGGCTATTTATATGCTCGACAAGAGGAAGGCAAGCCCGCTGTACTTCACTACTCAAGGCCAACCAATAGCGAGATGCCAATGGAACCGTATTACTATCAAGGCGATGTGATTAAATTGAAGAACACTGGAGATGGCACGCAGGCAGTCAGTTTCAATAACATTCGACCTTAG
- a CDS encoding ferredoxin reductase family protein — MKTVRNIIWAMIATMSAFWFAMEPQLFASSDVFEWRSAMIQYSGILSLMLMSITMVLAMRLPMVENWLKGMDKAYRVHKWLGIGGVAMGVTHWLWYQIPKSLVTSGVLDKPVRHDGSGTQAVLTGWELWVNELRGIAQSIGEWGFYLLLVLLVVSLWAAVKYKPFKLSHRLMSVAYLLIAFHSVILLKRAYWGEPIYYLTVAFALVGSIAAIYSLLGLVGRRNRHSATIASTRYFPQAEVMELVLKPDAPWQGHKAGQFAYLRFGNEDPHPFTIVSGSEDSELRFLIKELGDFTNGLYERVQAGDAVTVEGPYGRLDFDLSKPQIWIAGGVGIASFFATLEALKTEQDHPRIELFYCTRGVDKQLIDELWHLAHEVGVKLTVIDTLHSPRLNAGRIVNQCGDLNEYEVYFCGPELFSTSLKKELDTYQFDIEKHYHEELFVMR, encoded by the coding sequence ATGAAAACAGTCCGCAATATCATTTGGGCAATGATTGCCACAATGTCAGCCTTTTGGTTTGCGATGGAACCGCAATTATTCGCTTCAAGCGATGTCTTTGAATGGCGCTCAGCCATGATTCAGTACTCAGGTATTTTGTCTCTGATGTTAATGTCCATCACCATGGTTTTGGCGATGCGCTTGCCTATGGTCGAGAATTGGCTCAAAGGTATGGATAAAGCGTATCGAGTCCATAAATGGCTCGGTATCGGTGGTGTAGCGATGGGTGTCACACACTGGTTATGGTACCAAATTCCTAAGTCACTGGTGACGTCTGGCGTATTGGATAAGCCTGTTCGACACGATGGTTCAGGGACACAAGCGGTTCTGACTGGTTGGGAATTGTGGGTCAATGAGCTGCGTGGTATCGCACAAAGTATCGGCGAGTGGGGCTTTTACTTATTACTCGTTCTACTTGTGGTGTCACTATGGGCGGCAGTAAAGTACAAACCGTTCAAATTATCACATCGCCTGATGTCGGTCGCGTATCTGCTTATCGCTTTTCACTCGGTAATACTGCTTAAACGAGCGTATTGGGGAGAGCCGATTTATTACCTAACGGTGGCATTTGCTTTGGTTGGATCTATCGCTGCGATTTACAGTTTGTTGGGTTTGGTTGGACGTCGTAATCGTCACTCTGCGACCATTGCTTCGACTCGCTATTTTCCCCAAGCTGAAGTGATGGAACTGGTGTTAAAACCGGATGCACCTTGGCAAGGTCACAAAGCAGGGCAATTCGCTTACTTGCGTTTCGGTAATGAAGATCCGCATCCGTTTACCATTGTTTCTGGCAGTGAAGATTCAGAACTGCGTTTCTTGATCAAAGAGTTGGGTGATTTTACTAATGGCCTTTATGAGCGAGTGCAAGCGGGCGATGCGGTTACGGTTGAAGGGCCTTATGGTCGACTTGATTTTGACCTAAGTAAGCCTCAAATTTGGATTGCAGGTGGTGTCGGGATTGCTTCTTTCTTTGCTACGCTTGAAGCGCTCAAAACAGAGCAAGATCATCCGCGTATCGAACTGTTTTACTGTACTCGCGGTGTTGATAAGCAATTAATCGATGAGTTGTGGCACCTGGCACATGAGGTTGGTGTGAAGTTAACCGTGATAGACACTTTACATTCACCGCGACTGAACGCCGGAAGAATTGTCAATCAATGCGGTGACCTCAACGAATACGAGGTGTATTTCTGCGGGCCAGAATTGTTCTCAACATCGTTGAAAAAAGAATTAGACACCTATCAATTTGATATTGAAAAGCACTACCACGAAGAGCTATTCGTGATGCGCTAA
- a CDS encoding flavin reductase family protein — MKDLTLSKQDLQAMDQRHRTRLINSLSGFKSANLIGTCDNQGGTNLAVISSVVHLGSHPPLFGFIVRPSKRRRHTLENILETKHFTINSIGADFVKKAHQTSARYPKSVSEFETVDLTPYYDDDFPAPFVLESSLKIGLAFKEQITIESNQTQMLIGEVITIHAPKRAVMPDGYLDLEALDTVTVSGLDSYHVTQRLHRLSYAKPDEPLFPLTREGDPTSW, encoded by the coding sequence ATGAAGGACCTCACCCTGTCAAAACAAGACCTCCAAGCAATGGACCAGCGTCATCGCACTCGCTTGATCAATTCTTTGTCTGGATTCAAAAGCGCCAATCTCATAGGCACATGCGATAACCAAGGGGGCACAAACTTAGCTGTGATAAGTTCAGTAGTTCACTTAGGGTCACACCCGCCACTGTTTGGCTTTATCGTGCGTCCTAGCAAACGCCGTCGCCACACCTTAGAGAACATCCTTGAAACCAAGCACTTCACCATTAACAGCATTGGTGCGGACTTCGTTAAAAAGGCGCATCAAACCTCGGCTCGCTATCCAAAATCAGTATCCGAATTCGAGACGGTGGATCTTACACCTTATTACGACGATGATTTTCCAGCGCCATTCGTTTTAGAAAGTAGTTTGAAAATCGGATTGGCTTTCAAAGAACAGATCACAATTGAGAGTAATCAAACCCAGATGTTGATTGGAGAGGTCATTACCATTCATGCACCCAAACGCGCTGTGATGCCTGATGGCTATTTGGATTTGGAAGCTTTAGATACTGTCACCGTATCGGGGCTAGACAGCTACCACGTGACCCAAAGGCTACACCGCTTGAGTTACGCCAAACCCGATGAGCCCTTGTTTCCGCTAACCCGCGAAGGCGATCCAACATCGTGGTAG
- a CDS encoding CLCA_X family protein — translation MKLTHFKYKTRKGPDYRHGDQVSFMDIKQTFGMGSIRVGAWVTKEEKDLAANLIFDSLADLAYILALPPEAIGLRGTLGLAFGSGGRKGVQAHYAPNQRELALAKNAGAGALAHEFWHAFDHYIAEKAFEIGDTSGPRKHILFATDCWLHDRKVRPHPLNESLMSLFDATLLSENNLDKHDYVARSVIADKATSARYFSLPTEMMARAFESAIESCSDIENSYLVDGTTKPDMFPLYPDLAHRDEIYDAMQGYFAPLGRSLSK, via the coding sequence TTGAAGTTAACCCACTTTAAATATAAGACGCGCAAGGGCCCCGACTATCGACATGGCGATCAGGTGTCCTTCATGGACATCAAACAGACCTTCGGTATGGGCAGCATTCGTGTGGGCGCTTGGGTAACGAAAGAAGAGAAAGACTTAGCTGCGAACTTGATATTCGATTCACTAGCAGATTTAGCTTACATCTTGGCTCTGCCACCAGAAGCGATAGGCCTACGTGGCACATTAGGTTTGGCTTTCGGCAGTGGCGGCAGGAAAGGCGTACAAGCACACTATGCACCCAACCAACGAGAGTTAGCACTCGCCAAGAACGCAGGTGCTGGCGCGCTTGCCCATGAATTTTGGCATGCGTTTGACCACTATATCGCTGAAAAGGCATTTGAGATTGGTGATACTTCAGGCCCAAGAAAGCACATCTTATTTGCCACTGACTGTTGGCTGCACGATAGAAAGGTGCGCCCTCATCCATTAAACGAGAGTCTGATGTCTCTGTTTGATGCCACATTGCTCAGTGAGAATAACTTGGATAAACACGATTATGTGGCTCGAAGCGTGATTGCCGACAAAGCAACCTCTGCCCGTTACTTCTCATTGCCAACAGAGATGATGGCTCGCGCTTTTGAATCCGCCATAGAATCTTGTTCAGATATCGAAAACTCGTACCTAGTTGACGGCACGACCAAGCCAGACATGTTCCCTCTCTATCCAGATCTCGCACATCGAGACGAAATCTACGATGCGATGCAAGGCTACTTTGCACCGCTAGGCCGCTCTTTGAGCAAGTAG
- a CDS encoding DUF4144 domain-containing protein, with the protein MIRWPSLVKLDGDDELIYVASENDFQAECSDMILGEDDYLIDSEGDSYALQSSSNQLSLTKRPEQYSVESVTKLIRNHEFQKAEVCLMKIHFLTIEEAIQSLAFEPR; encoded by the coding sequence ATGATCCGTTGGCCATCTTTGGTAAAACTCGACGGCGATGATGAGCTTATTTACGTCGCATCCGAGAACGATTTTCAGGCAGAATGCTCAGACATGATCTTGGGCGAAGATGATTACCTCATCGATTCTGAAGGTGACAGCTACGCACTTCAATCGAGCTCAAATCAACTGTCTCTCACCAAACGACCTGAGCAGTATTCAGTAGAAAGCGTGACTAAGCTGATACGAAATCATGAGTTCCAGAAAGCCGAAGTGTGCTTGATGAAGATCCACTTCCTAACCATTGAAGAAGCGATTCAGTCGCTGGCTTTTGAGCCACGTTAA
- a CDS encoding anaerobic C4-dicarboxylate transporter, whose product MLYFEFLFLLVVLYIGSRYGGIGLGVVSGIGLVIEVFIFKMPPTSPPVTVMLIILAVVTCASILEAAGGLKYMLQVAERVLRKNPKRVTLIAPFVTYSMTFLLGTGHAVYSIMPIIGDVALKNGIRPERPMAAASVASQLAITASPISAAVVYYLAQLSDIQHSITLLSILLVTVPATLFGTLLLSLYSLKRGKELNDDPDYQERLKDPEWKKRIENTTATSLDEVLPSSARNAVLIFLLSIVVIVIVAMVPEIRTIVDGDKPIKMSVIIQMMMLCFGGIILLATKTDPRDVPNGVVFKSGMVAAIAIFGIAWMSDTYFQYAMPQFKSGIVEMVTNYPWTFALALFIVSVVVNSQAATARMMLPVGLGLGLDPALLIGLMPAVYGYFFIPNYPSDIATVNFDVSGTTKIGKWYFNHSFMSVGLIGVVGACCLGYALAQIFIA is encoded by the coding sequence ATGTTGTATTTTGAGTTTCTATTTTTACTTGTCGTTCTCTATATCGGTTCTCGGTATGGCGGTATTGGTTTAGGGGTTGTTTCTGGTATTGGTTTGGTGATTGAGGTCTTTATCTTCAAGATGCCGCCAACATCCCCACCTGTCACCGTAATGCTGATCATTCTCGCGGTGGTAACCTGTGCTTCGATCCTCGAAGCGGCTGGTGGTTTAAAATACATGTTGCAAGTGGCGGAAAGGGTGCTGAGAAAGAACCCGAAACGCGTCACCCTGATAGCCCCGTTTGTCACCTATTCGATGACGTTCCTATTGGGTACTGGTCACGCTGTTTACTCAATTATGCCTATCATTGGTGATGTAGCATTGAAGAACGGGATTCGCCCTGAGCGCCCAATGGCAGCGGCTTCAGTTGCATCTCAACTTGCGATTACTGCATCGCCAATCTCGGCGGCAGTGGTGTACTACCTAGCGCAACTTTCAGATATCCAACATTCCATTACTTTGCTTTCAATTCTATTGGTGACGGTACCTGCAACCTTGTTCGGTACGTTGTTACTTTCTCTGTACAGCTTGAAACGCGGTAAAGAACTGAACGACGATCCTGATTATCAAGAGCGCTTAAAAGATCCTGAGTGGAAAAAGCGCATTGAAAACACCACTGCGACATCTTTAGATGAAGTGCTTCCAAGCTCTGCGCGTAATGCAGTATTGATTTTCCTATTGTCGATTGTTGTGATTGTTATTGTGGCGATGGTGCCAGAAATCAGAACCATCGTAGACGGCGACAAGCCAATCAAGATGTCGGTGATCATCCAAATGATGATGCTCTGTTTCGGCGGTATCATCTTGCTGGCGACCAAAACTGACCCACGTGATGTGCCAAATGGTGTGGTATTCAAATCCGGTATGGTGGCAGCGATCGCTATCTTCGGTATCGCTTGGATGTCGGATACTTACTTCCAATACGCAATGCCTCAGTTCAAATCGGGCATTGTGGAAATGGTAACCAACTACCCATGGACGTTTGCACTAGCGCTATTCATCGTATCGGTTGTGGTGAACTCGCAAGCGGCTACTGCACGTATGATGCTACCTGTTGGCCTTGGTTTGGGATTAGATCCAGCCTTGCTGATTGGTTTGATGCCAGCTGTGTACGGCTACTTCTTCATCCCTAACTACCCATCAGATATCGCAACCGTAAACTTCGATGTCTCTGGCACAACCAAGATTGGTAAGTGGTACTTCAACCACTCATTCATGTCGGTGGGCTTAATCGGCGTGGTCGGCGCATGTTGCTTAGGCTACGCACTGGCTCAGATTTTTATCGCTTAA